From a single Nicotiana tabacum cultivar K326 chromosome 8, ASM71507v2, whole genome shotgun sequence genomic region:
- the LOC107759451 gene encoding LOW QUALITY PROTEIN: transcription factor IIIB 60 kDa subunit-like (The sequence of the model RefSeq protein was modified relative to this genomic sequence to represent the inferred CDS: deleted 2 bases in 1 codon), giving the protein MVWCSNCEENREPATLDGKICCSYCGKVLFEDNMSTEPTFFKNAAGQSQLSGKLVRSVQSDYSVSRQRAIDEAYNDIESMGYALGIDGGESIYSPASRLYTIALERNFTRGRRKEQVEAACLYITCRHNNKPFLLIDFSEYLRINVYVLGAVFLQLCKLLSLEHDPIVQKPVDPSLFIHRFTDRLFRGRKKTNISRTALHIVASMKRDWMQTGRKPSGVCGAALYIAALSDGLSCSKSEIIKVVHICEATLTKRLIEFENTESGSLTIDELNTRAQELEKEERLTLQLYSRSKGSGITEVLCENKKSVELPFAHGLCESCYIDFVKLSGGIDGGSEPPAFQRAEKERLMAKEAAEDPNFPMSNQVENNGREYLEPEKGEQVQISGSEHNASCDTLHGTECMGPDKDESSNILDIDDVEVDGYLLNQEEKHYKEIIWVKMNWEYEEQAAKEAAALAAQKAYEESILANCSEDVQAAQKLATDAAAAVAKSRKEKREKRAAELKNSGPAQTAAEATKQMLTKKRLSSKINYDLLEKLFDETAIPENPKKVRKVDDSTDDNVVKISKIDPEVEETNEEAFGEHLQYDGDDGGYDYDQQYDYDEY; this is encoded by the exons ATGGTGTGGTGTAGTAACTGTGAAGAGAACAGGGAACCCGCGACTCTGGATGGTAAAATATGTTGTTCCTATTGTGGAAAAGTTCTTTTCGAAGATAATATGTCAACTGAGCCAACTTTCTTTAAGAATGCTGCTGGACAGAGCCAATTGTCAGGAAAACTTGTGCGCTCTGTCCAAAGTGATTATTCAGTTTCACGTCAAAGAGCAATAGATGAAGCATATAATGATATAGAGAGTATGGGATATGCATTAGGAATTGACGGTGGTGAATCAATATATAGTCCGGCGTCGCGTCTTTATACGATAGCACTTGAGAGGAATTTCACAAGGGGCCGTAGGAAAGAGCAAGTTGAGGCTGCTTGTCTTTATATTACATGTAGGCATAACAATAAGCCATTCCTACTCATTGATTTTTCTGAGTACTTGAGGATAAATGTGTATGTTTTAGGTGCTGTTTTCCTACAGCTTTGCAAACTTCTAAGCCTTGAACATGATCCGATTGTTCAAAAACCTGTGGATCCTAGCCTTTTCATTCATCGATTCACTGATCGTTTATTCAGGGGAAGGAA GAAGACGAATATATCTAGAACTGCACTTCACATTGTGGCAAGCATGAAGCGAGATTGGATGCAGACGGGGAGAAAGCCAAGTGGAGTATGTGGAGCTGCACTTTATATTGCTGCTCTTTCAGATGGACTGAGTTGTTCTAAATCAGAAATTATCAAAGTCGTGCATATTTGTGAAGCAACATTGACAAAGCGATTGATTGAATTTGAAAACACAGAATCTGGGAGCTTAACGATTGATGAGTTAAATACAAGAGCTCAGGAGCTTGAGAAAGAAGAGAGGCTAACCCTGCAACTTTATTCCAGGTCAAAAGGATCTGGGATCACAGAAGTGCTATGTGAAAACAAGAAAAGTGTGGAGCTGCCCTTTGCCCATGGTCTATGTGAAAGTTGTTACATTGATTTTGTAAAACTTTCAGGTGGGATTGATGGAGGATCTGAACCTCCCGCCTTCCAACGCGCTGAGAAAGAAAGATTAATGGCAAAGGAAGCTGCTGAAGACCCAAATTTTCCCATGTCCAATCAGGTGGAGAACAATGGCCGCGAGTATTTGGAGCCTGAAAAGGGAGAACAAGTGCAGATATCAGGCTCTGAGCATAATGCGAGTTGTGATACATTACATGGCACGGAATGTATGGGTCCTGATAAA GATGAATCAAGTAATATTTTGGATATCGATGATGTAGAGGTTGACGGTTATCTTCTAAATCAGGAGGAGAAGCATTACAAAGAGATCATTTGGGTAAAAATGAACTGGGAATATGAGGAACAAGCAGCTAAGGAAGCAGCTGCATTAGCTGCACAGAAGGCTTACGAGGAGTCCATTTTAGCTAACTGTTCCGAAGATGTGCAAGCTGCACAGAAGCTTGCTACTGATGCTGCCGCCGCTGTTGCAAAATCAAGAAAGGAAAAACGAGAGAAAAGGGCTGCAGAACTGAAAAACTCCGGTCCTGCTCAAACCGCTGCAGAAGCAACGAAGCAAATGTTAACTAAAAAAAGGCTGAGCTCTAAGATTAACTATGATTTGCTAGAGAAGCTTTTCGATGAAACTGCAATACCTGAGAATCCAAAAAAGGTCAGGAAGGTGGATGATTCAACGGATGATAACGTGGTAAAGATCAGCAAAATTGATCCGGAAGTAGAAGAGACTAATGAAGAAGCATTTGGCGAGCATCTGCAGTATGATGGAGATGACGGAGGATATGACTATGATCAACAATATGATTATGATGAGTATTGA